The genomic region TTTCGGAGAGGCCGCCGACGAGCCTGACCTCCTGGCCATACCGCGTCAGGCAGGTGGAACAGTACTGGAGGTGAATATCGATCTTCCGCAGCTCGCCTTCGTCGAGCGCTCGATCGTGATAAGCCGAAAAGTCAATTTCGTCGCATCTCAGCATGGGTCTCTACACCTTCTCCTACAAAGTCACCTCGGTGGCTGCCGGAAGCCTGCCCCTCCCGATCAGCCTCTTGAATAAATCCGAACGCCCTTTCCTTCCAACTTCTCAATCATTCGCCGCATCATCTCGCGGGCCCGGAACGTCCTGTTCTTCACCGTTCCCAGGGGAAGATCGGTGATTTCGGCCATCTCATCGTAGCTCAGCTCATTGACGTGCCGCAGCACGATCATCTGGCGGTAGGCTTGTGGCAACTGCTCAATCAATCGAACCAGGATCCCACGTGTTTCGGTCTGCTCCAGCTCTTCCTCGGGGATCAGCGCGGTCGACGCCAGGTCCAACTGGATTTCGTCATCCTCGGTGGAGACCGGCTTGTCCAGAGAACTGATGGCCGGGCCTCCTTTACGCAGATGATCGATTACCGTGTTCGAGGCAATTTTAAAAATCCACGACCCGAACTTGAAGTCCTCGTTGTAGGTGCGGAGCGCCACGAAAGCCTTCACAAAAACGTCCTGAGAAAGATCCAGCGCCAAGTCATAATTGCCGATCATCCGCGCGATGAAATTCACGATCGGCTTCTGGTATCTGCGGACGATCTCCTCAAAGGCCCGTTCGTCTCCTTTGAGAGCCCGCTTGACGAGTTGTTGGTCGGAGCCCGTCATAGTCCGTAGACGGTTAGAATACGTGATTCCTTACGGAAAGGTTGCAATTGAAAAAAAATACCTGCTTTCAGCTACATCCGGCCGGACGGCAGGCACGCCCTGGCATCGAACACGACTTTGCCGCCCACCACAGTCATGACCACTTTACCACGGAAGGTCCACCCGTCGAACGGGGAATTCTGACTTTTCGAGCGCGATCCCGCCGCACGAAAAGTCCATTCCGTCGCGGGGTCGATGATTGTGAGATCCGCGAGGGCCCCCTGTTCAATCCGCCCCAGGTCATGGCGCTGCAAAATGCGGGCCGGGTTGGCGCTGAATAGCTCGACGAGGCGGCCCCAGCCAAGTTTCGCCGGCTGGACCAGCCTTTGGATGGCGAGCGAGACGGCCGTTTCCAGCCCCGTGATCCCAAAGGGCGCAGCGCTCAACCCTCGCCCTTTTTCCACCGCCGAATGCGGGGCGTGATCGGTGGCAATCGCATCGACTGTCCCATCGGCCAGACCCTCGACCAACGCTTCGACGTCCCGCGGGGTTCGTAACGGGGGTTTCATCTTGGCGTTCGCCCCGTAACGCCTCACGTCCCCTTCGACCAGCGTGAAATGGTGCGGAGCGACCTCACAGGTGATATTCGTGCCGCGGTGCTTCGCCCACCGGACCAGATCCAAGGCGCCCGCCGTCGAGAGGTGTGCAATGTGAGCATGACCGGCCGTCTCCTGAGCGATTCGAATATCGCGTTCGACGACCGCGTCCTCCGCCACGGGCGGCAAACCCGGAACTTCCAGGGCCCGAGACACTTCGCCTTCGTTCATCACGGCCCCCTCGGTCAGGGACAGGTCCTCACAATGATCGCTGACAAAGGTCCCCAGACGCTTCGCGTCCCGGAGGGCATCCCGCATGAGCGTGTCCGTCTTGACCGCCTTCCCGTCGTCGGAGAATCCCACGGCGCCTGCTGCCATGAGTTCCTCGAAATCGGTCCGGACTTCTCCGGCGCTGGCGAGGGTCACTGCGGCAATGGGGAATACCCGTACCGGGGAGTGAGACCTTGCGCGCTGGAGAATGAACTGCGTGACGGACACACCATCGTTGACCGGCTGCGTATTGGGCATCGCACAAATCGAGGTAAATCCTCCCGCTGCAGCGGCCGCGCCGCCACTCTCGATGGTCTCACAATCCTCCCGTCCCGGCTCCCGGAGATGGGTATGTAAATCAATGAATCCCGGAGCAACAATCAGACCGGATGCATCCACCGTCTCATATCCAGTGGAGTCCCCGGGCCCCGGGGGAGATCCGCTTCCCGGTGCGACCCTTCCGCTCCCGGGCACGACTCGCGATATGATTCCTCCTTCGATCCACACCTCCGCGATTTCATCGCGATGAGTCGCGGGGCAGATGACTCGACCATTTCGTATGATGAGGCCTGACATACCGGCTCACCACCTCCATCTCGAAATTCCCGGCGCGCTGTGGAGAAAAGGCAGGCTGGGCATTGTTCCGACTCTGCCGCCAGGGGAATGGACACTATCCTTCCACCCGCTCCACGAGCATCACCTTCTCTTCCTTGTCAACCTCCATCAGCTTCACTTCGATTATCTCAGTATCGGTGGTTTGCACATACTTCCCGACAAACTGTGCTTCGATCGGGAGCTCACGATGGCCGCGGTCAATGAGGGAGCACAGCTGGACTCGACGGGGCCGCCCCTTTTCAAACAACGCATCCAGGCCGGCCCGGATGGTGCGCCCGGTGTAAAGAACGTCATCCACAATCACAAGGTTACGATTGACAATCGAGAATGGAATCTCGGTCTTTTGCACGACCGGTCGTTCGGCAACGGTGGACAAATCGTCTCGATAAAGATTGATATCCAGCTTGCCCACGGGAGCGCCCGTGGGCTCAAATCGGGCGATGTTCTTCGCCAGACGCTGAGCCAGGAATCCGCCCCGGCGCACGATGCCGATCAAGGCCAGATTGTCGACTCCGTTATTCCGCTCCACAATCTCGTAAGCCAGTCGTACGAGCGTCCGTTCCATCTCAGCGGCACTCATCAGTTGAGATTTTTCCACGATCTTCATTGAGTCACCTCGAGCCACTCTTTCGGTCTGAAATAATCTCATCCAAAGCGGGGACTTAGTCTAACACAAGGGCGGAGGAACACCCATGGGGTTTGAACCCCCGGAAAAGTCCGCGCCCGAAGCGATGGCCCTTCGGCTAATTCTTGCACCTTTCGGCGAATTTGCTAAGATGCGTTGATGATCGATCTGCAGATGGAAATCGCCGGAATCAACTTTCAGAACCCAGTGCTCACGGCGAGCGGAACGTTTGGCTACGGCGTCGAATTCGACTCTATCCTTGACCTCAATCGGTTGGGCGGGATTGTGGTCAAGGGAATTTCCGCCCGGCCCATCGAAGGCAATCCCCCGCCGCGTCTCGTTCCCACGGCTTCTGGTATGCTGAATTCGGTGGGGCTTCAAAACATCGGCGCCAGGCAATTCATTGAAACCAAGCTCCCGTTCCTGCGAACCCTCCGGGCCAGGACCATCGTCAATGTGTTCGGAACCACCGTGGAAGATTATCTCGAGTGTCTCCATCTCTTGAATGAGGCCGACGGAATTGCCGCCTATGAGCTGAACATCTCCTGTCCCAATACCTCCCGGGGGGGAGCGGAGTTTTCCAGCGACCCGAAATTGGCTCACGAGGTAGTCTCCAGCGCGAAACGCGCTGCCCGACGCCCGCTGTGGGTGAAGCTCTCGCCCAATGTGGGTGACATCCGGGAGATTGCCCTTGCCGTTGTGGACGCAGGAGCGGATGCGCTGACCATGACCAACACCTTCCTGGGAGTGTCGATCGATGCCGACAAAGGAAAGGCGAGAATTCCTCGCGTGGTCGCGGGACTCTCCGGCCCCGCCATCAAGCCCCTCGTGCTGCGGCTCGTTTATCAAACCGCCAAGGTGGTTTCCGTCCCGATCATTGCAGCAGGGGGCATCACAAGAGCCGAGGATGCGCTGGAGTTTTTCATGGCCGGCGCCTCGGCCATCGAGGTGGGAACGGCCAATTTCTATGATCCGGAAGCGACGATCAAGATCATCAGGGGGATTGAAGCCCATTGCCTGCAAAGGAAGATTCAAGGACTGAAGCAACTTGTCAGAAGCCTCCGCGTCTAACGCTGAAGAAAGTGAAGGTTTGATTATGCGATTCCATGCCGTGAAACTCCTTCTTGCATTTTCCCTGATCCTGCTCCCCTTCGGGGGATTCGGTGCAGAGCAGAAGGATCTCTCCGCGACACTGAAGCCTGGGACGATGTTGAAAGCCAGCTTGGAAACTGATCTCAGCTCTTCGTCCGTGTCGAAGGGGGACCGTTTCAATCTAAAGATCCTGTTCGCCACGGAGGCGGGGAAGCGGGTGGCACTCCCGCGGGGTTCCAAGCTGTCCGGAAGAATTGCGTCCGCCCGCTCCGCGCGACGCGATGAGGCAGGCTATGTTACCCTGGTGGTGGATCAACTGGTATTCCCCGACGGCAAGACCGAGACGCTCCGGGGAGAAGTCCAATTCCCGGTGCTCAAGGATATCGCTCCGGAACCCAACGGAGACGAACTCACCCTGCGCGGTGGCGTCCAGGAATCGGAAAAGATGACCGTCCACTCCAGCACGTCCAATCTTCCTCCGCCTTCCAGTGCCGAGGATGTGGCGCATAGCGACATCAAATCACCTGACAAGCAGAAACACGAAACCACAGGCACCCTGGACCTGACCAAGAGGAAAGGGCGCGATGTGGAGATCGCCGCGGGAGTTCTGGTCAATGTCAAGATTCTTGAACCTCAGCCGGCAGTCGCACCCGCACCGGAAACTCCAAAACCTCCCAAATGACCGGAAGAGCGATCAAGCGCCATGCATCCCTTGGCTTCTCCGAATAAATTCGGATTCCCAGGTTGAGACTTTCGCCCGGGAACAATCCATTCGAGGCCCTCTGCGGCGTCGAGATTCGCAACCCGGCCACGAGCCTTGTTCAGTGATAAATCGTTGGGAGCGTGTCCGGATTTCAGTATAATGGCACGGCCATTCATCACCAGGATCCCTGCGGCTGAAGTCCCCTCTTCGCCCCGGAGGTTCGTTCAACCGCGACACCTATTCCATTGGAGGTAGATCGCATTCAAAAACTCCCCATGAAAGTCTCTGTTGTCATCCCGGTTTACAACGAGCGAAAGACGATCGAACAGGTCCTCGACAAGGTCGAAGCGGTGCCGTTCGAAAAGGAAATCGTGGTCGTCGATGATTGCTCCAAGGACGGAACGCGCGAGCTTCTCATTGAAGATCTGAAGCGGCGAGGACACCCCCTGGTCCTTCAGCCTGTCAACCAGGGCAAGGGAGCCGCCCTGCGAGCGGGGATCATGAAGGCGAAAAATGAGGTTATCCTGATCCAGGATGCGGATCTGGAATACGATCCTGCCGATTACCCCAAGTTGCTCCAGCCCATCTTCGACGGGATTGCCGATGTCGTTTACGGTTCCCGCTTTATCGGCTCGCCCCATCGCGTGCTCTACTTCTGGCATTCAGTCGGAAACGGCCTGCTGACGCTGGTCTCCAACATGTTCACGAATCTCAACCTCACCGATATGGAAACGGGATACAAAGTCTTCCGGCGTGAAATTCTCGAACAGATCACCCTCAAATCAAACCGCTTCGGTTTTGAGCCCGAGGTCACGCAAAAAATCGCCAAAATCAGAGGGTGCCGGATTTACGAGGTGGGGATTTCCTATCGAGGTCGGGATTATTCCGAGGGGAAGAAGATCACCTGGAAGGATGG from Terriglobia bacterium harbors:
- a CDS encoding sigma-70 family RNA polymerase sigma factor, translated to MTGSDQQLVKRALKGDERAFEEIVRRYQKPIVNFIARMIGNYDLALDLSQDVFVKAFVALRTYNEDFKFGSWIFKIASNTVIDHLRKGGPAISSLDKPVSTEDDEIQLDLASTALIPEEELEQTETRGILVRLIEQLPQAYRQMIVLRHVNELSYDEMAEITDLPLGTVKNRTFRAREMMRRMIEKLEGKGVRIYSRG
- a CDS encoding dihydroorotase — protein: MSGLIIRNGRVICPATHRDEIAEVWIEGGIISRVVPGSGRVAPGSGSPPGPGDSTGYETVDASGLIVAPGFIDLHTHLREPGREDCETIESGGAAAAAGGFTSICAMPNTQPVNDGVSVTQFILQRARSHSPVRVFPIAAVTLASAGEVRTDFEELMAAGAVGFSDDGKAVKTDTLMRDALRDAKRLGTFVSDHCEDLSLTEGAVMNEGEVSRALEVPGLPPVAEDAVVERDIRIAQETAGHAHIAHLSTAGALDLVRWAKHRGTNITCEVAPHHFTLVEGDVRRYGANAKMKPPLRTPRDVEALVEGLADGTVDAIATDHAPHSAVEKGRGLSAAPFGITGLETAVSLAIQRLVQPAKLGWGRLVELFSANPARILQRHDLGRIEQGALADLTIIDPATEWTFRAAGSRSKSQNSPFDGWTFRGKVVMTVVGGKVVFDARACLPSGRM
- the pyrR gene encoding bifunctional pyr operon transcriptional regulator/uracil phosphoribosyltransferase PyrR, with translation MKIVEKSQLMSAAEMERTLVRLAYEIVERNNGVDNLALIGIVRRGGFLAQRLAKNIARFEPTGAPVGKLDINLYRDDLSTVAERPVVQKTEIPFSIVNRNLVIVDDVLYTGRTIRAGLDALFEKGRPRRVQLCSLIDRGHRELPIEAQFVGKYVQTTDTEIIEVKLMEVDKEEKVMLVERVEG
- a CDS encoding dihydroorotate dehydrogenase, which produces MIDLQMEIAGINFQNPVLTASGTFGYGVEFDSILDLNRLGGIVVKGISARPIEGNPPPRLVPTASGMLNSVGLQNIGARQFIETKLPFLRTLRARTIVNVFGTTVEDYLECLHLLNEADGIAAYELNISCPNTSRGGAEFSSDPKLAHEVVSSAKRAARRPLWVKLSPNVGDIREIALAVVDAGADALTMTNTFLGVSIDADKGKARIPRVVAGLSGPAIKPLVLRLVYQTAKVVSVPIIAAGGITRAEDALEFFMAGASAIEVGTANFYDPEATIKIIRGIEAHCLQRKIQGLKQLVRSLRV
- a CDS encoding TrbI/VirB10 family protein; the encoded protein is MRFHAVKLLLAFSLILLPFGGFGAEQKDLSATLKPGTMLKASLETDLSSSSVSKGDRFNLKILFATEAGKRVALPRGSKLSGRIASARSARRDEAGYVTLVVDQLVFPDGKTETLRGEVQFPVLKDIAPEPNGDELTLRGGVQESEKMTVHSSTSNLPPPSSAEDVAHSDIKSPDKQKHETTGTLDLTKRKGRDVEIAAGVLVNVKILEPQPAVAPAPETPKPPK
- a CDS encoding glycosyltransferase family 2 protein; the encoded protein is MKVSVVIPVYNERKTIEQVLDKVEAVPFEKEIVVVDDCSKDGTRELLIEDLKRRGHPLVLQPVNQGKGAALRAGIMKAKNEVILIQDADLEYDPADYPKLLQPIFDGIADVVYGSRFIGSPHRVLYFWHSVGNGLLTLVSNMFTNLNLTDMETGYKVFRREILEQITLKSNRFGFEPEVTQKIAKIRGCRIYEVGISYRGRDYSEGKKITWKDGLAALYFIIRYWLAD